One window from the genome of Actinomycetota bacterium encodes:
- the proB gene encoding glutamate 5-kinase, translating into MSSQKRIVVKVGSSLITAASGRLDDAKLEKLVAQTAKVRKHGDFIIIVTSGAIAAGMESLGIDKRPKDIPSLQAAASVGQGLLIERYSNLFDKYGVRVGQVLVTQFDTTHRQQYLNTRNTLNKLFELGVVPIVNENDTTAVDEIKFGENDTLAALVASLVGADLLILLSDIKGLCTTDPNLDENAEMICVVEEITDEIEALAGGAGSKFGSGGMITKIRAAKIATMSGVSMVIADGMREDVIVDAVAGREVGTLFKPSKKRLSARKLWIAFGKASKGVVVVDAGAKKAVIEGRKSLLPAGILSYTGKFSVGDAVDVADEEAKVFAKGLTNYASEEMDKIKGLRGREALGEISEGASDELIHRDCLVVF; encoded by the coding sequence GTGAGCAGTCAAAAGAGGATAGTCGTAAAGGTCGGATCAAGCCTTATAACCGCCGCCTCGGGGCGCCTGGACGATGCCAAGCTGGAGAAGCTGGTCGCCCAAACGGCCAAGGTGAGAAAACATGGCGACTTCATCATCATTGTTACCTCGGGAGCGATAGCCGCCGGGATGGAGAGCCTCGGTATCGACAAGAGACCTAAGGATATTCCCTCTCTTCAGGCGGCGGCCTCGGTCGGTCAAGGTCTATTGATAGAACGCTATTCGAATCTCTTCGATAAATACGGGGTCAGGGTCGGTCAAGTCCTGGTCACCCAGTTTGATACCACCCATCGTCAACAGTATCTAAATACCAGAAACACCCTAAACAAACTCTTCGAGCTAGGCGTCGTCCCAATCGTGAATGAAAATGATACGACCGCTGTTGATGAGATAAAATTTGGCGAAAATGACACCCTGGCTGCCTTGGTGGCAAGCCTGGTCGGAGCCGATCTTTTGATACTTCTCTCCGACATAAAGGGCCTCTGCACCACCGACCCCAACCTAGATGAAAATGCCGAGATGATCTGCGTGGTCGAGGAGATAACCGATGAGATAGAAGCTTTGGCCGGTGGAGCGGGCAGTAAATTCGGCTCGGGTGGCATGATAACCAAGATAAGGGCGGCCAAGATTGCGACAATGAGCGGGGTCTCCATGGTCATCGCAGATGGCATGAGAGAGGACGTGATAGTCGATGCGGTGGCTGGCAGAGAGGTCGGTACCCTGTTTAAGCCCTCAAAGAAGAGGCTTTCCGCAAGGAAGCTTTGGATAGCCTTTGGAAAGGCGTCCAAGGGCGTAGTGGTGGTAGATGCCGGAGCCAAAAAGGCGGTAATAGAGGGAAGAAAGAGCCTGCTTCCTGCCGGTATCTTGAGTTATACGGGAAAATTTTCGGTCGGCGATGCGGTCGATGTTGCAGATGAAGAGGCCAAGGTTTTTGCCAAGGGATTGACCAATTATGCCTCTGAGGAGATGGATAAGATCAAGGGGCTTAGGGGCAGAGAGGCCCTTGGCGAGATATCCGAAGGAGCGAGCGACGAGCTGATACACAGAGATTGCCTCGTCGTCTTTTAA
- the rodA gene encoding rod shape-determining protein RodA has translation MRNRVYLNWFNYINRGLIFTVLAIMLFGNLMVYSATHVYDNPYQFLQKQLVFSFLGLAVAVGFMFFDYNRLRQFIVPFYVLNIFLLIVVFFIGKDVYGSTRWIPLGFFNLQPSELAKLVLIITFGEFLADRKGDIKEVKDWLIVAAHVGVPMFLIMLQPDLGTSLVLLAIMLGMLSVSGLRWQQALAIFSIGLSVVFAVLKFGLLHEYQMKRILVFLDPSIDPTGVGYNLKQSKIAIGSGGFLGKGLFSGTQSSLGFLPVRYADFIFSVVAEELGFLGAGAVLLLFLALLIKCISIAKSSGNLFGSLMAIGIGSMWLFQIFVNIGMTMGMMPVTGVPLPFMSYGGSAMMMNMMSVGLLANIYAHRLK, from the coding sequence TTGAGAAACAGGGTCTACTTGAATTGGTTCAACTACATAAATAGGGGACTCATCTTCACAGTTCTTGCCATCATGCTATTCGGCAACCTGATGGTCTATAGCGCAACCCATGTGTATGATAACCCCTACCAGTTTCTCCAGAAGCAATTGGTATTCTCCTTCCTCGGGTTGGCCGTTGCTGTAGGTTTCATGTTCTTCGACTACAATAGGCTTAGACAGTTCATAGTCCCCTTCTATGTCTTGAACATATTTCTGCTCATAGTCGTCTTTTTTATCGGCAAAGATGTATATGGCTCGACTCGCTGGATACCGCTCGGCTTCTTCAACCTTCAACCCTCAGAGCTCGCCAAGTTGGTCTTGATAATAACATTCGGTGAATTTTTGGCCGACCGCAAGGGCGACATCAAAGAGGTTAAAGACTGGCTGATAGTGGCCGCTCACGTCGGCGTTCCGATGTTTCTCATCATGCTTCAGCCGGATCTTGGAACCTCCCTCGTCCTTCTGGCTATAATGCTTGGAATGCTCTCGGTCTCCGGCCTTCGTTGGCAACAGGCTCTGGCCATATTCTCAATCGGGCTCTCTGTTGTCTTTGCCGTTCTAAAGTTTGGTCTGCTTCATGAATACCAAATGAAGAGGATACTCGTCTTTTTGGATCCTAGCATAGATCCGACCGGGGTCGGCTACAACTTAAAACAATCCAAGATCGCCATCGGCTCGGGTGGGTTTCTTGGCAAGGGTCTATTTTCGGGGACGCAGAGTTCACTTGGTTTTCTGCCTGTCAGATATGCCGACTTCATATTCTCGGTCGTCGCAGAGGAGTTGGGGTTCTTGGGAGCGGGCGCCGTCTTGCTCCTATTTCTTGCCCTTTTGATCAAGTGCATATCCATCGCGAAGTCATCTGGCAATCTCTTCGGCAGCTTGATGGCCATCGGCATCGGCTCTATGTGGCTCTTTCAAATATTCGTAAACATTGGGATGACGATGGGCATGATGCCTGTTACCGGCGTGCCTCTACCCTTCATGAGCTACGGCGGGAGCGCGATGATGATGAATATGATGTCGGTCGGCCTCCTTGCCAACATATACGCCCATAGGCTCAAGTGA
- the obgE gene encoding GTPase ObgE — translation MFIDEARIYVKGGDGGSGCVSLHREKYRPKGGPDGGDGGDGGSVIFEVDEGLRTLVDFCYRKQFKAERGVHGQGNNKHGKRGEDLVLRAPPGTVVKDEKGEILFDLTYHGQQGIVAHGGRGGRGNAHFVSASRKLPRFAEKGEPGEERWLNLELKLLADVGLIGYPNVGKSTLISRLSAAKPKIADYHFTTIVPNLGVVTLADGQSFVMADIPGLIEGAHKGVGLVGHDFLRHISRTAILVHVLDLAQVEGRSFKDDFEKVNNELKLYDERIFARPQIVVGNKTDLGSAKAEVDGAKEYFKSKGYPFVAISAITGEGIDDLLWLIKEKLDLTPGEELLGQIKSFRVYKYDKREEDDFFEVKKEKGTYHVVGKSVERMVVMTDLGNEEALSYLQQRLKKLGVEEALTRAGAKGGDQIMISKVIFDFQPSEN, via the coding sequence ATGTTTATAGATGAGGCAAGGATCTATGTGAAGGGCGGCGACGGCGGCAGTGGCTGCGTCAGCCTTCACAGAGAGAAATATAGACCCAAGGGCGGTCCCGACGGCGGCGACGGCGGGGATGGGGGAAGCGTCATATTCGAGGTGGACGAGGGTCTAAGGACCCTGGTCGATTTTTGCTACCGCAAGCAGTTCAAGGCCGAGCGGGGAGTCCACGGTCAGGGCAACAATAAGCACGGCAAGCGAGGCGAAGACCTCGTCTTACGAGCCCCCCCCGGCACGGTTGTCAAAGACGAGAAAGGTGAAATACTATTCGATCTCACCTACCATGGTCAGCAGGGAATTGTGGCGCACGGCGGCCGGGGCGGACGAGGCAACGCTCACTTCGTCTCAGCATCGAGAAAGTTACCCAGATTCGCTGAGAAGGGGGAGCCGGGTGAAGAGAGATGGCTCAATCTAGAACTTAAACTCTTGGCTGATGTAGGCTTGATAGGTTACCCAAACGTTGGAAAGTCGACCTTGATATCGAGGCTTTCAGCGGCTAAACCCAAAATTGCCGACTATCATTTCACCACCATAGTTCCGAATCTTGGCGTGGTAACCCTTGCGGATGGTCAGAGCTTCGTCATGGCCGACATTCCTGGCTTGATTGAAGGAGCCCACAAGGGAGTAGGCCTAGTAGGCCACGACTTTTTGCGTCACATCTCACGGACGGCCATTCTGGTTCATGTCCTAGATCTTGCCCAGGTCGAAGGGAGGTCCTTCAAGGATGACTTCGAGAAGGTCAACAACGAGCTTAAATTGTATGATGAAAGGATCTTTGCAAGGCCGCAGATAGTTGTGGGCAATAAGACGGATCTTGGCTCAGCCAAGGCTGAGGTTGACGGGGCCAAAGAGTACTTTAAGTCCAAGGGGTATCCGTTTGTCGCCATATCGGCCATAACTGGAGAGGGGATCGATGATCTCCTCTGGCTTATCAAAGAGAAGCTTGATCTTACGCCGGGCGAGGAACTTTTGGGCCAGATAAAATCCTTTAGGGTCTACAAGTACGATAAACGAGAGGAAGACGACTTTTTCGAGGTCAAAAAGGAGAAGGGCACGTATCATGTCGTCGGCAAGTCGGTCGAGAGGATGGTTGTCATGACCGATCTCGGCAACGAAGAGGCCTTATCATATCTTCAGCAGAGGCTGAAGAAGCTTGGGGTAGAAGAGGCTTTGACCAGAGCTGGAGCCAAGGGTGGCGATCAGATCATGATCAGCAAGGTCATATTTGACTTTCAACCATCTGAGAATTAA
- the mrdA gene encoding penicillin-binding protein 2 translates to MRPINDLIQKRLFMASMIVTVIFGLLFFRLWTLQVVARDEYVNLSNNNRIRTVTTSAPRGNIYDRSGLLLANNLPTLAVTVDYQEINNEEMLAELAKILNMKLAAVRERVNDKKYAPFYPRIVKQGISKETASYIKENSSNLPGVDITTNFYRNYPKLSLAPHVIGYIGEISQEELAFSEALTHTSGDLIGKSGIEGEYEEILCGTKGIKQFEIDRTGSITHMLDEREPVAGNHVQLTIDSALQSATESSLKSAVMAARANGYPDANGGAAIVLNPNNGEILALASYPTYDQTLFVRGMTSREWESLNAKGSGYPLFNRAVMASYAPASVFKPVTYVAGLSDGVVSAKDSFLCEGTWLGMGEMWPKNCWRKEGHGETGFTAGLKDSCDVVFYEVGYRLYKRGGERLQHWSRKFGFGKATGVDLPSEVIGRVPDRKWKKETHEDLEEQKWLPGDTVNLAIGQGDLLTSPLQVADLYAAIANDGLIWKPHVVSKVFTPEGDEIRTAKRKKLADIDISKDVLDGLKKGLVSVIKEGTASNAFAGFPVPVAGKTGTSEVKGRDDFAWFACFAPVNNPKYVVVVMVEEGGHGGSIAAPAARRILSTAFNVSSVGPVSVSDDSR, encoded by the coding sequence TTGCGTCCCATAAACGATCTCATACAGAAGAGACTATTTATGGCCAGTATGATAGTTACGGTTATATTCGGCCTGCTCTTCTTTCGCCTCTGGACCCTTCAAGTTGTAGCAAGAGACGAGTACGTAAATTTATCGAATAACAACAGGATAAGGACGGTAACGACGAGTGCTCCAAGGGGCAATATATATGATCGGAGCGGCCTGCTTCTGGCCAACAACCTTCCGACGCTGGCGGTTACCGTCGATTATCAAGAGATAAACAATGAGGAGATGCTTGCCGAGCTGGCAAAGATCTTAAATATGAAACTTGCCGCCGTAAGGGAGAGGGTAAATGATAAGAAGTATGCTCCCTTCTATCCTCGCATCGTGAAGCAGGGAATATCCAAAGAGACCGCCTCATATATCAAAGAGAACTCCTCAAATCTGCCCGGTGTCGATATCACGACCAATTTTTATCGCAACTATCCAAAGCTCTCTTTGGCCCCTCACGTCATAGGCTACATTGGAGAGATCAGTCAGGAGGAGTTGGCGTTCTCGGAAGCTCTCACCCATACCAGCGGTGATTTGATCGGCAAAAGCGGCATTGAAGGGGAGTATGAGGAGATTCTCTGCGGGACCAAAGGGATAAAACAGTTTGAGATCGATAGGACCGGCAGCATAACTCATATGCTTGACGAGAGGGAGCCGGTAGCCGGAAACCATGTTCAACTTACGATAGACTCAGCCCTGCAATCGGCCACCGAGAGCTCGCTAAAAAGCGCCGTCATGGCTGCAAGGGCCAATGGTTATCCCGACGCCAACGGTGGGGCGGCCATAGTTTTAAATCCCAACAATGGAGAGATTCTGGCTCTTGCGAGCTATCCCACTTACGATCAGACCCTCTTCGTGAGGGGGATGACCTCGAGAGAGTGGGAGTCATTGAATGCTAAAGGATCTGGCTATCCCCTCTTCAATAGGGCCGTTATGGCCTCCTATGCTCCGGCCTCTGTCTTCAAGCCCGTCACTTACGTTGCCGGGCTCAGCGATGGGGTGGTTTCGGCCAAAGATAGCTTTCTCTGTGAGGGGACTTGGCTCGGAATGGGCGAGATGTGGCCCAAGAATTGCTGGCGGAAGGAGGGCCATGGGGAGACCGGCTTTACGGCCGGTCTTAAGGACTCCTGCGATGTGGTCTTCTACGAAGTCGGCTACAGGCTCTATAAACGGGGAGGCGAAAGGCTCCAGCATTGGTCCAGAAAATTTGGATTTGGCAAGGCGACCGGCGTCGATCTGCCCTCAGAGGTTATTGGCCGGGTGCCGGATAGAAAATGGAAGAAGGAGACCCATGAAGATCTGGAAGAGCAGAAATGGCTGCCCGGCGATACGGTCAACCTCGCTATTGGTCAAGGAGATCTGTTGACCTCCCCGCTTCAAGTGGCCGATCTCTATGCGGCTATCGCCAACGATGGCCTGATCTGGAAGCCTCACGTCGTCAGCAAGGTCTTCACCCCAGAAGGCGATGAGATAAGGACCGCCAAGAGAAAGAAATTGGCCGATATCGACATCTCGAAGGATGTTTTGGACGGCCTCAAGAAGGGTCTTGTCAGCGTCATCAAAGAGGGGACGGCGAGCAACGCCTTTGCGGGTTTTCCCGTACCTGTGGCCGGAAAGACCGGAACATCCGAGGTAAAGGGGAGAGATGACTTTGCCTGGTTCGCCTGTTTCGCTCCGGTAAATAATCCCAAATACGTTGTTGTCGTCATGGTCGAGGAGGGAGGCCATGGCGGATCCATCGCCGCTCCGGCTGCCAGGCGGATACTCTCAACGGCCTTCAATGTATCTTCGGTCGGGCCGGTCAGCGTCTCAGATGATTCGAGATAG
- the rpmA gene encoding 50S ribosomal protein L27, whose amino-acid sequence MAHKKGMGSTRNGRDSKAKRLGVKSHGGQMVRAGSIIVRQRGTKIAPGINVGRGSDDTLFALKDGVVKFYESRNKKKVDIIVGA is encoded by the coding sequence ATGGCACATAAAAAAGGAATGGGCAGCACCAGGAATGGCAGAGATAGCAAGGCCAAAAGACTTGGTGTAAAGAGTCATGGCGGACAGATGGTCAGAGCCGGGAGCATAATCGTTCGTCAGAGGGGAACCAAGATCGCTCCGGGCATAAATGTCGGTCGGGGTAGCGATGATACCCTGTTTGCCCTAAAAGATGGCGTAGTCAAGTTCTACGAGAGCAGAAACAAGAAGAAAGTTGACATTATCGTAGGCGCTTAG
- a CDS encoding Rne/Rng family ribonuclease, giving the protein METVILDETKKRADELKEILISVDDDETRVAIVEDRRLAEIYTERTSSFSAVGNIYFGKVKDVLPGLEAAFVDIGLLKNGFLYVDEVIFPKDAPDLANLKIQDVLKKGQDILVQVIKDPMGTKGARVTTHISLAGKYLVLMVLGGGVGVSKKLSDDEKARLKEIAQKIKPKDMGIIVRTDAEDATLADLNKDLNYLKSTWRDIKSRISKAKAPKLVHFEEELSLKIVRDVFSSDFKSLIVDCPVKFKKILAYLKKANPELVGAVSFYRDQVPLFDKYGINPQVDDSLQRKVWLRSGGHLSIDRTEALTAIDVNTGKYIGKTSLEETIIKTNLEAAAEVVRQIRLRDIGGIIVIDFIDMAESKNRKKVTKALNEALAKDRTKSKVVEISKLGLIEMTRKNVSEGLSGIVLEDCNCCSGTGKVKSKETILIELKRALHAFCISNQEKAFIFGLNLEAVKFLTDNNQTKLKNLKKRTNKAIYVLEDESVSLGEFTVMAKGNRFNLRRILAGILKNSN; this is encoded by the coding sequence TTGGAGACCGTCATATTAGACGAGACAAAAAAAAGGGCTGATGAACTAAAAGAGATACTGATCTCGGTCGACGATGATGAGACTAGGGTAGCCATAGTCGAAGATAGAAGACTTGCAGAGATATACACAGAGCGGACATCCTCATTCTCAGCTGTAGGCAACATCTACTTTGGAAAGGTAAAAGACGTCCTTCCCGGCTTGGAAGCAGCCTTCGTCGATATTGGTCTTCTCAAAAACGGCTTTCTATACGTCGACGAGGTCATCTTTCCCAAAGATGCTCCCGATCTGGCAAACCTAAAGATCCAGGATGTCTTGAAAAAGGGTCAGGATATTTTGGTTCAAGTCATCAAGGATCCGATGGGAACCAAGGGAGCCAGGGTTACGACTCACATCAGCCTGGCCGGGAAATACTTGGTTTTGATGGTTCTAGGGGGTGGAGTCGGAGTATCGAAGAAGCTTTCCGATGATGAGAAGGCGAGGCTGAAGGAGATCGCTCAGAAGATAAAGCCCAAGGACATGGGCATAATCGTAAGGACTGATGCTGAGGATGCGACCCTCGCCGATCTCAACAAGGACTTAAATTACCTCAAATCTACCTGGAGGGATATCAAGTCAAGGATAAGCAAAGCAAAGGCTCCAAAACTCGTTCACTTCGAGGAGGAGCTCTCCTTGAAAATTGTAAGGGATGTATTTTCCAGTGACTTTAAGAGCCTGATCGTCGACTGTCCGGTCAAATTCAAAAAAATCCTCGCCTATCTCAAGAAGGCCAACCCCGAGCTGGTAGGTGCCGTAAGCTTTTACCGCGATCAGGTCCCACTATTTGATAAATACGGCATCAATCCTCAGGTCGATGATTCTCTCCAGCGCAAAGTATGGCTCCGCTCCGGTGGACACCTCAGCATAGACAGAACCGAGGCCCTGACAGCCATCGACGTTAATACAGGCAAATATATTGGCAAAACCAGTCTGGAGGAGACGATCATCAAGACAAACCTCGAGGCCGCAGCCGAGGTGGTAAGGCAGATTCGTCTGCGCGACATTGGCGGCATAATCGTCATCGACTTCATCGATATGGCTGAGTCTAAAAATCGCAAGAAGGTGACCAAAGCGCTGAATGAGGCCTTGGCCAAAGATAGGACCAAGAGCAAGGTGGTAGAGATATCCAAGCTGGGTCTGATCGAGATGACCAGGAAAAACGTCTCCGAGGGTCTTTCCGGAATAGTGCTTGAGGACTGCAACTGCTGCTCGGGTACGGGCAAGGTAAAGTCGAAGGAGACGATCCTGATCGAGCTGAAACGGGCTCTTCATGCTTTTTGTATATCCAATCAGGAGAAGGCCTTCATCTTCGGGCTCAATCTCGAGGCGGTCAAATTTCTGACCGATAACAATCAGACCAAGCTAAAGAATCTTAAAAAACGGACGAACAAAGCGATATATGTGTTGGAGGATGAATCGGTCTCTCTTGGCGAATTTACCGTAATGGCCAAGGGCAATCGGTTCAATTTACGAAGGATTCTTGCGGGTATTTTAAAGAATTCCAATTGA
- a CDS encoding TIGR03936 family radical SAM-associated protein has translation MIRVRLKFAKEGRLIYISHLDLIRSIERTLRRARVKVALTEGFHPRPKISYGPPLPIGISSESEYLDINLDDAPEMDELLKGLNSKSPAGLRFLEASLLGPKVPQISKSVRAAKYSIRFEASGAEKLQLETALSRLLSSAELTFPKKGSEKTVKTKEAIFAGEIEDQGGSVFLLSVVLSVGSVNDIRADSFGDLFLAEILPKEARIIDIRRLGLYAKIFDGFFKSYE, from the coding sequence TTGATCAGGGTCAGGTTAAAATTTGCCAAAGAGGGAAGGCTCATCTATATATCTCACCTGGACTTGATCAGGAGCATTGAAAGGACCCTAAGGCGGGCCCGGGTTAAGGTGGCCCTGACGGAAGGCTTTCATCCCAGGCCCAAAATATCCTATGGTCCTCCGCTTCCGATCGGAATCTCCAGTGAATCTGAGTATCTTGACATCAATTTGGATGACGCCCCTGAAATGGACGAGCTGCTTAAGGGGCTAAATTCTAAGTCGCCAGCCGGTTTAAGATTTCTTGAAGCTAGCCTTCTGGGTCCAAAAGTTCCCCAGATAAGCAAGTCGGTCAGAGCCGCCAAATATTCAATCCGTTTCGAAGCGAGCGGCGCAGAGAAATTGCAACTTGAAACGGCCCTAAGCCGCCTCTTGAGCTCCGCTGAATTGACTTTCCCCAAAAAGGGGAGCGAGAAGACGGTCAAAACAAAAGAAGCCATTTTTGCAGGCGAAATAGAGGACCAAGGGGGCTCGGTCTTTCTACTATCCGTGGTCCTCTCGGTCGGTTCCGTAAATGATATACGAGCCGATTCTTTCGGAGACCTCTTTTTGGCTGAGATTTTACCCAAAGAAGCTAGGATAATTGATATTAGAAGACTGGGTCTATATGCTAAAATCTTTGATGGGTTTTTCAAGTCATACGAATAA
- the rplU gene encoding 50S ribosomal protein L21: MKSGGKQLKVEPGKIVSMEKLDSKVGDVVEFNEVLLLSSEKEKLITPGELEKVKVMGTVVEQTKASKIIVFKYKARKGYKRKNGHRQLVTKVMIDEFSVGGKTLGPAETAKPVSKKVKEETEVKVSTEIKEDIKPAVISEVQPVEEKTEAAKKAPVKKATAQKPKEKAPAKTAKAKESKETAAVKKEAKPAQKKAAIKSVASKEAKPATKAAAKPAAKKAEPKAKAKENKAKEK, from the coding sequence ATAAAGAGTGGGGGAAAACAATTAAAGGTTGAACCCGGCAAAATTGTCTCCATGGAGAAGCTTGATTCCAAGGTGGGAGACGTGGTTGAGTTCAATGAAGTCTTACTCCTCTCATCGGAAAAAGAGAAGCTCATCACCCCAGGCGAGTTAGAGAAGGTGAAGGTTATGGGGACCGTAGTCGAGCAGACTAAGGCCTCCAAAATAATCGTCTTCAAATATAAGGCCAGGAAGGGCTATAAGAGAAAGAATGGCCACCGCCAGCTCGTCACCAAGGTGATGATAGATGAGTTTTCAGTGGGCGGCAAAACCCTCGGCCCCGCGGAAACGGCGAAACCGGTCTCTAAAAAGGTCAAAGAAGAGACCGAGGTGAAGGTTTCAACCGAGATTAAAGAGGATATAAAGCCGGCAGTTATCAGCGAGGTCCAGCCGGTTGAAGAAAAGACAGAAGCAGCTAAGAAGGCACCGGTCAAGAAGGCCACAGCTCAAAAGCCGAAGGAGAAGGCACCGGCAAAGACGGCCAAAGCTAAAGAATCTAAGGAGACGGCGGCTGTCAAAAAAGAGGCCAAGCCGGCTCAGAAGAAGGCGGCAATAAAGTCGGTCGCAAGCAAAGAGGCAAAACCCGCTACGAAGGCGGCCGCAAAGCCAGCTGCCAAAAAAGCAGAACCAAAGGCTAAGGCCAAAGAGAACAAGGCAAAGGAAAAATAG
- a CDS encoding TIGR03960 family B12-binding radical SAM protein translates to MDSLWPKIEKLLHLVEKPVRYIDDEWNSIKKPCQKGDILFALAYPDIYEIGMSSLAIHVLYDLLNNKMDGVVCERVFAPWSDMEALMRREDLPLFSLESALPVSSFDVVGFTLQHELTFTNVLSMLDLASIPLASIERNASYPLIIGGGPSAFNPEPLASFFDLFLLGDGEVALPEILEVIAKQKKKGWERGDLLVEFAKVKGVYVPSLYKVDRSEPGKISKIRPLAPGIFEQVERRWAPDLNKLDVPTEQVVPFTESIHDRCSIEIARGCGRGCRFCQAGIIYRPRRERSKELILSKMKELLRSTGYEEISLASLSSSDHRDIEEIVRFAAAELGSEKIAISLPSLRMDNFSVELAKEIQSIRKTGLTFAPEAGTQRLRNVINKNLSEEEILATAKAVFESGWEKIKLYFMIGLPTETMDDVEGIVDLSGKIYELGRKTLPRNKVGRLKINVSISSFVPKPHTPFQWAAQDDLLTIESKQEYLKKNLTQRAISLRWHDAKLTQLEGLLSRGDRRLSSVILRAYRAGARFDSWKEIFDFDRWDNALAEEGISLASYLSERELQEILPWQHLSTGVKTDFLIRELELAKEEKASPGCLGPGCTACGVCHSTLAKVAPESEGG, encoded by the coding sequence TTGGACAGTCTCTGGCCAAAGATAGAGAAGCTTCTTCATTTGGTGGAGAAGCCCGTAAGATACATAGACGATGAGTGGAATTCGATCAAAAAGCCTTGCCAAAAAGGAGATATTCTCTTCGCTCTAGCCTACCCCGATATATATGAGATAGGAATGTCGAGTCTGGCCATCCACGTCCTCTATGATCTCTTGAATAATAAGATGGATGGAGTCGTATGCGAGAGGGTTTTTGCTCCCTGGAGCGATATGGAGGCGCTCATGCGAAGAGAGGATCTGCCCCTCTTCTCCTTGGAATCGGCCCTGCCCGTCTCTTCGTTCGATGTAGTCGGCTTCACCTTGCAACACGAGCTGACCTTCACCAATGTTCTCTCCATGCTCGATCTGGCCTCCATCCCCTTAGCCTCAATCGAGAGAAATGCTTCTTATCCTCTGATAATCGGGGGCGGCCCCTCAGCCTTCAACCCCGAGCCGCTCGCCTCATTCTTCGATCTTTTTCTTTTGGGAGATGGCGAAGTGGCTCTTCCTGAAATCCTGGAGGTGATAGCCAAGCAGAAGAAGAAAGGCTGGGAGAGGGGCGACCTCTTGGTGGAGTTTGCTAAGGTCAAAGGGGTATATGTTCCAAGCCTCTACAAGGTGGATCGATCGGAGCCTGGGAAGATCTCTAAAATAAGACCTCTTGCGCCCGGAATTTTTGAGCAGGTTGAAAGGAGGTGGGCACCTGATCTTAACAAGTTGGACGTTCCGACCGAGCAGGTGGTTCCCTTCACAGAATCGATACACGATAGATGTTCAATCGAGATCGCCAGGGGTTGCGGTCGGGGTTGCCGCTTCTGTCAGGCTGGGATCATTTATAGGCCGAGGCGGGAGAGGTCTAAGGAACTAATCCTGTCCAAGATGAAAGAGCTCCTTAGAAGCACCGGATACGAGGAGATCTCACTCGCCTCCTTGAGCAGCAGTGATCATCGAGACATCGAGGAGATCGTAAGATTTGCTGCAGCCGAGCTTGGCAGCGAGAAGATAGCGATCTCACTTCCTTCGCTCAGGATGGATAATTTCTCTGTTGAGCTTGCCAAAGAGATTCAAAGCATCAGAAAGACCGGGCTCACCTTCGCTCCCGAGGCCGGCACCCAGAGGCTTAGGAATGTCATAAATAAGAACTTGAGCGAGGAGGAGATCCTTGCCACCGCAAAGGCCGTCTTCGAGAGCGGCTGGGAGAAGATAAAGCTCTATTTCATGATCGGACTTCCCACAGAGACCATGGATGATGTCGAGGGTATAGTCGATTTAAGTGGCAAGATATATGAGCTAGGCAGAAAGACCCTGCCAAGGAACAAAGTGGGCAGATTAAAGATAAACGTCAGCATCTCTTCGTTTGTGCCCAAACCCCACACCCCCTTCCAGTGGGCGGCTCAGGATGATTTGCTTACGATCGAGTCGAAGCAGGAGTATTTGAAGAAGAATCTCACCCAGAGGGCAATCTCTTTAAGATGGCATGATGCTAAGCTGACCCAGCTTGAAGGCCTTCTTTCCAGGGGGGATCGAAGGCTTTCCTCCGTCATCTTAAGGGCCTACAGGGCTGGGGCCAGATTCGACTCCTGGAAAGAGATCTTCGATTTCGATCGGTGGGATAATGCACTTGCCGAGGAGGGCATCTCGCTTGCCTCCTATCTAAGTGAGAGGGAGCTTCAAGAGATACTTCCCTGGCAGCATCTTTCGACCGGCGTAAAAACAGATTTCTTAATAAGGGAGCTAGAGCTGGCAAAAGAGGAGAAGGCGAGCCCAGGTTGTCTTGGGCCAGGCTGCACAGCTTGTGGCGTTTGTCATTCCACTTTGGCCAAGGTGGCCCCAGAAAGCGAGGGGGGCTGA